AGGCATAGAATAGAAGTTCGGAAAAGTATATATTGAATGGCTTGAGTGATTAGTTGTAGAATTCAAGAGGGgtgttttttttaactctgtgttTTTGGGGGCACATTCAAAATATGGAAGATGAGAAATACTAAGAGTTTGCCTGTCATACCACTGCttataacatttttctgttttacattaCTACCTGTAacataattacacacacacacacatacataagtACATGTACCTGTGTATATTATATTCTGTATGCAAGCATGTTTACTTGGTAACCTtctgtattatttaaatgttctatAATAACTGTAATAACCatgtattgcttttatttcagaaaagtcaCTCAAAAGTGATTTTCCTtcggggttaaaaaaaaaaaaagtaccaattacttatttaagtatattgaaaacagagaggggggaggagtgagggagaaagacagaaaagaagaacCTACCCGAATGATGAATCTGATAGCCGCACATCCAGAAGTTGCCATGACTTTTGCACTATTGGGGACGAGATTAAAAAGTGTAGGTACAATGGCTTCAGCGCCATGATCAAATTTGTTTCCCAAAACTGTTGAAAGATGTctacaaaggaagacaaaaaaattttttttaaatattaagtatagtagactatataatttaaaaatattcttactgaattaacttaaaatttttattttaactacttctaatggcaaaaaaaacaaaagagaaagataagTGCAAATATtacttcatttccttgtttttcccaCCCTTTAACTGTCTAGTCCAAAGTTGAAATTTGGCATTTTACCATCTctgtcttttcaaagattttatttatttgtttatttagagacagagtgcagggagcggggaggggggagacagaatccctccctcttttttttttttttaaacagtgtattGCTTTATGGGCGGGGTTGGGAGGCAAGACACCATGGTGAGGAACAAAATCTATCAAAGGAAGTACAGGTACAGGAAGCAATAATGTTATAGTAGTAATACACAAAATGGGTAACTGCAATCATTTTCTTAAGAGGACCTGACTCGTGAAAGATAAACTTTAACTGCCGCTGCAAAAAAGCATCAGTATGAAGTAGAAACTGGTAATATTAGTAGAGAATATATTCTAGAAAGTGGAGGTAACTGGATGTAAAATCCTGGCAGCAATTTAATAGAACAGTTCCAGATGATTAGGCTGAGGCCAACACCTAATGAGGACGAAAGCCTTGTCTGTGGGGAATTTTGGATGATACCTGGATAAGTATTATACTGTGCGTAAACCAAATTGAATTGTTTTCACAAGTGTTGTAAAGTTTCATATAGTAAAAGGTTTTTTCTATATGTACTTCAATTTCACAGCAAGAGTGGCATAGGATACCTAAACACAGAAGAGAGCATTCATGAATGATATCTAACTCCTTGATATAACAATGCATACAATTCAAAATGATTACACTATCATTACATCTAGGGCTTTCTGCAGCAACAAGGTGGTGGTTATGGAAAGCATGGCCCCtgatatcaatatataaaaagcagCCAGCACCTCCTTCTATGTGTGTTCTCTTCTTgcgtttttttcttcattttattaatcaattctgttgttgttgctgcttctTAGCAAAActggtaaaaagaaaattgtaatcATTGAACATAGCACTCTGGCAATCAAGACGTTTGAAGCCTTCAATCTTCTGGGGTGAAGAAAGCACTGTGCGGCATTTAGAACTCTGATTTACAAACAGGACTGTCACAAATTTTCCTGGCATGAAGACTTCCACAACTTCCCCGATCAGGTCATCATAAGAGGTCTGACTAAAGTTTGTTTCAAAGCTAACATAAGAAAATTCTGGTTCTGGAGTGATGTGAATAGTCCAATAAGCTCCATCCGATTTCACTTCATTCATCAAATACCCAGAAAGATTGAAAAGTGTGGCATCAGTGACAGAACCTGGTCTCAGGTCATGAATTCCACTCTCACAAGTGACATCCTTTGCAGTGACACCATCTTTCATGAAGAACTGGTCCATAACTGCTGGGTCAAATTCACTCATCAGAATTTCCAGGGTTTGATCTGATTGATCACCCTAGTCTCTGGGAAACCCAAAGTATGCAGGTACCAATAGTCGGAATTCATATCACCCATACAATATGCTGCTCCATTTGGGAAAATTGCATTAAGAAACTCTATTGCTTCCGGGAAATTCCGGTGTGGGTACCCTTGATGAGAAGGTTTCATGAAATTCTTACGAGAATAAAAGAAGCTTTGAATCAAATCAAACCCACTGTAATCCCTAGCAAGTTTCAACAGGGAAACCAGTGCTTTTACCAAGAAGGTGGTATCACATGTCTTCAAAATGAAACATCTCTTGGAGACAAACATGCTACTCTCACTGAGTACATAAGCTTCCGGCTTGTCAGTTTTTGTCACACTTATGAATGAACACTGCACATCCTTCAGAAGTATGTCCCACTCAGATCTGGGAATGGTGTGAAGATCTCCAGATCCTTGATGTGCATCAGGCTGCTGCCTGGAGAACCAAACCTCCAGCAGCTTCTCGGTCCCTTTGAAAAAATGTGCAGCACTTCCATTGTAAGACTAGCAAACAACCAACAACTACAGAAAATCAACTAAATTAAATCTCTTTTCCCACCGTTGTGGATTGTTCCAGCTGGGTTACTAAAGtttaggttccttttttttttttttgctataattttatattaacttttttttttaaaggatttataaAATTTTCCCGGTTTTTGTGAGCGAAAGTTGAATGTAAGTCTGTTGGAAATAGAGGCAGATGCAGCTCATTGTCTTGTAGTCTGCTGTTTCCCTGTTAGAGACAGTAGAGCGAGTGCTAGCTGATGTGGCCAGCCACACTGTGGAAGccggggagagagaatctcaagtagattcgacgctgagtgcagagcccacagggctcaatcccatgaccccaagatcatgacctgagctgaaatcaagagtcagatgcttaactgactgagctccccaggcacccccacttttaaaaaaaagattttatttattttttattttggggggacagATGacgagggagagggacaagcagactccccactgagcacagaggccaacagggagctcaatcccaggtccccgagatcatgacctgccaaaatcaagaactggatgctcaaccgactaagccgcCCAAGAGCccctccaggtgcccctttaccaCCTTTTTACAATGGGGGAAGAGAAGCCATCTGATCTCAGAATTTAACCATTATCTTGCCAGGTAAAACATTCAGCCCTGATTGACCTGACCTTTAGTCTTTATCCATCATATATTTCTATTCTGATGCCCCAACATCaatcttaaattcaacatattttaTGAACAAGTTCAAAATCTTACCCAAATTAGTATTCCTCAAGACAGTCTCTATTTCTATTAATGTTACCACTACTGTTTTAGTCTGAAATACTCCCTTACATCTTTGGTGTAGGGTTTCAGAATTCTGGACTGAAAATACAATTCTACTATACATTAGTTAGTTGGGTGACCCTAAGGacatctgtcttctctttccaATTCAGAGTTAAACAATTACATTCAGTCTTTAATTGCATGATTTAGTTAGAACACTTAAGAAGGATGCTGTCATCACAGTCCTGACAATGCTTGCAGTTTTGGttactttctatatatttatgttttatttaaaatacactgtTGGGATATAATTAGCTCTAAAAATTCAGGTTCTTGATTCATAGAGGAACTCAGACCTATTTACTAGTGTTCATTTATACTTTCAAGTTTTCTAATGTCTCAGCTTGTGGGCAAAAAGGaacctcaggggcacctgggtggctcagtcagttgagcgtctgccttcagttcaggtcatgatcctgggatcccgGGATCCGGcccgcaatgggctccctgctcagtgaggtgcctgcttctctctccccctctgctgttccccctgcttgtgtgctctctttttccgtcaaataaataaataaaatcttaaaaaaagaaaaaaaaaggtaaactcaAATCAGAAGCAAGGAGGTACCACCTGTGTCTGGATAGTGTGGTCTTCCTTTGAAGAGTGAGTTCTGTTCTGGTAGGCAGGTGATGTACTTGGGAATCAGCTTGATCTTTATCAGTTTATCGTAAGGAGCCTTACTTTAAAACTACTTTAGTACTATTTCTACACAATGGCCCTTCTGGGATCTCTACCAAATGCCCTGGGTATTCAACTAGGTTTCTCCATTCTGGCTCATCAGAACTTGAACTTCTCCCAGCCCATATGAGCTCTGGGAACTGTTGTTTACCTTATAGCCTCCAGCACTAGTTCTTTCCCATCCTCAGGGAGTTGCACCTTCCACATGCACAGATAAGTATTCAGCTAGACTCATGGGATCCCTTATGTGGTTCTCTATAGCTCCTtcgctgcttctctctctactctcCAGGATTCTGCACTGCAAATTTTAACCACTTCAATCTTTAGAAACTCCGATCTGTTTCTTCAACTCAATGACACTGTCTTGCTCTGCCTGGgtgcttcctctcttctccatggTCCAGAAAGTACATCCAGGTCAAAACTGTGCTGATCACATACCGCTCAactgatttatttctttcaagaATCACAATCTCGCTCTGTCCACTGTTCATCATCTATAAATAgctgttttatatgttttatccAATTTTCTTCAAGAGAGCTAGCTCTGTACCAGTTACTGCAACATTGCTAGAAGCAGAACTCTcaccatggaatatttttcaaggttttattttatagattttttttccttcttattcttgcttttaaaagatatccaattatatttgtatattgacttGTATCTAGCATCTTGCTCAAGTcccttaattaaaataatttgtctatATATTCTTGTGGTTTTCTGCATGATAACTGTTTATCATCTGTTAATAAGGGCAGTTTTGTTCCTCACAGTTTTTATTTCCTG
The DNA window shown above is from Ailuropoda melanoleuca isolate Jingjing chromosome 6, ASM200744v2, whole genome shotgun sequence and carries:
- the LOC105237522 gene encoding LOW QUALITY PROTEIN: S-adenosylmethionine decarboxylase proenzyme-like (The sequence of the model RefSeq protein was modified relative to this genomic sequence to represent the inferred CDS: inserted 1 base in 1 codon), encoding MFVSKRCFILKTCDTTFLVKALVSLLKLARDYSGFDLIQSFFYSRKNFMKPSHQGYPHRNFPEAIEFLNAIFPNGAAYCMGDMNSDYWYLHTLGFPETRVINXDQTLEILMSEFDPAVMDQFFMKDGVTAKDVTCESGIHDLRPGSVTDATLFNLSGYLMNEVKSDGAYWTIHITPEPEFSYVSFETNFSQTSYDDLIGEVVEVFMPGKFVTVLFVNQSSKCRTVLSSPQKIEGFKRLDCQSAMFNDYNFLFTSFAKKQQQQQN